The Granulicella arctica genome segment CTCCGAACGCCAGCTCCAGCACACCGGCGGCAGCATCGACGTCGGCTGGAGCGACCAGCGCGTCCAGGAGCTACGCGCCGGGTGGCAGATGGGCCAGGAGCGCTGGCAGACCGAGACCGGCACCGATACCCTCGCCCCGGCCAATCTCGTCGGCTCCATACAGCGCGCCCGCATCCGCTATGTCTTCGACAACCAGGACCGCGCCCTCGTCCCCCAGTACGGCTTCCGCGTCGCCACCGAAGCCGCCTACCTCTACAACGCCGTCGATAGCTCCAACGCCCCGCAGTTCACCTCAAAGATCAGCTACTCCCATCAGATCACCAGCAACATCTTCGTCATGGCCGCCGAGGGTGGAACCATGTTGAATCGCAACGTCGCCCAGCCCTTCCGCTTCACCCTCGGCGGGCCACTGCGTCTCACCGCCAGCGCCATCGACGAGTACCGCGGCACCGACTACTTCCTCTTCGAGCCAGCCTTCCTCCGCCGCGTCGCCAAACTTCCCTCACCCCTCGGCCAGAGCATCTACCTCGGTGCCGCCTACGAGGCCGGCCAGATGCGCGCGCCAGATGCCCGCACCATCACCCGCCAGGACGTCTACTTCGGCGTCGTCGCAGAAACCCCGCTCGGCATCATCACCGTCGCCCCCGCCATCGGAGACGACGGCCACCGCAAGTTCGTCTTCACCCTCGGCAAACTCTTTTAAAATATTTCCGAAGATCCCGCTAACTTCGTCTGGTATCCCAGCGAGAAGCCCGTTAACCTACAAACAATGTTCGCCGCCCACTCAATAGCTTGTAGCTCTCTGCTCTGCATCCTGTTGCTGGCTGGTTGTGGCAGTAACATTTATTCGGCTATCGTCACCACCTCGTCAGCAAAGTATCGAGCTTACGGAGATTCCATTACTGCTGGTGCCACGCTTGCAGACCCTGCAACCCAGGCCTACCCCGCATTGGTGGCTCAAGACGAAAACCTGACCCTGGCCAACAACGCAATCAGCGGCGATCAGGCATGTGACGTCCCAACACGACAGATCTTTGCCAACGCAGACAGCCCTTCTCTCGTTGCGCCTCCGAAGTACAGCCTGCTCATCGGCACCAACGATGTGGACCGCAAAGGCACCGGCGACTATGAAGCCATCTATATTCTGTGCCATCAGGCCGCGATCGCATGGCTTGCTCTGCCGGTGGAATACAAGGTCCTTGCCAATAGCACCGGAGTGACAACGACCGGAAGCGGCGCGATCGACACCACCAATCACTGGAACGCCTGGACGACCGGAGCGCTTGGATCGAGCATCAGCTTTACCATCACCACCAGCAGCATCGGCCCAATCTACGCATGGCCCCGCATCGACGATACCAATCCGGGAACCTATACCTATTCACTCGATGGCGTTGTCCTCGGCACTGGCAACACCCAGACGACGCCGAGAATCGCCACAGGCAACGGCACCACCAACTCGCTCGGCCTCCTTCGCCTGCCCGCGGTGGCCATCGGCAAACATGTGGTTACATTCACCCAGACGAGCGCAGGCTCAAACGGCATGTCCATCGTCGGAATCGGCGCGCCTCGGAAAGTAGAGACCAGCACCTTACCTACCGTGCTCGTCGGCACGATTCCCTTTCAGCTGCATGGCCCCCACGGAGACGCATGCAGCTTGTCGGATGCACCCTGCCTGAAGTACATCCAGGACATCCAGGCCGACGTCGACCTCTTCTCCGGAGACGGCCTTGATGTACGCCTCTTTGACACACGTCAATACATGTTCGGCACGTCATCCGAGATGAATGACCCTCTGCATCCCAACGCCAAGGGGCAGATCGAACTGAGCCACGCGGTGGAAGCAGTTTTTTGACGGTTTCGTTCATCTTCACCCTCGGCAAGCCGCTATAATCGCCCGCTAGACGCTTCCATCCGCCAAGAGTACCGTGTTGAAGAGCTCCCAAAATGACAATCTCCTTCGCCCAAAGATCGCTCTCCCTGCTCCTCTGCCTTGCCGCCATCACCTCCGCATACGCGGCCACGAACTCCCTGAAGAACACGCAGGTCGCTCTGCAATGCGACCACAACAGCGGAGCCTGCACCCTCCGCTGGGCCGATGGCACACAGCTCGGTCCCTTCGCCGCAGCAGTTGACCTCGACAACGGCAAGCGCTGGCTCACCACCGATCTCCCCAAACACCTGATTGTGCCCGGAAAGACCCCGTCAGAGCTCACCATCCGCCACTTCGGCCTCCCCGGCGCACCTGAAATGCGCCAGCACATCTCCCTGCCCGCAAGACAGGGATACCTCCTGATGGACGTCCAGATCATCAGCGATCACCCCGTCAGCACACGGCATATATCGCCCCTTGTGCTCACCGAGGGCGGCACAGCACACCTGGCAACTGGAGCAAAGCCGTCCGTCATCTTCGTCCCCTTCGATAACGATATGTGGGTCCACTACAACGAACCCATCGACCCCGCCAAAGACCCCGACAGCTACGAAGTCACCGCCATCTACGACAACGCCAGCCGCAAGGGTCTCGTCCTTGGCTCAGTCACCCACGACCTCTGGCGCACCGGCATCCTCGCCCGCAAGCTCTCGGACAAACGTGTCGACGAGCTCGAGGTCTACGGCGGCGCAACCGGCCACTGGACCCACGATGTC includes the following:
- a CDS encoding SGNH/GDSL hydrolase family protein, which gives rise to MLAGCGSNIYSAIVTTSSAKYRAYGDSITAGATLADPATQAYPALVAQDENLTLANNAISGDQACDVPTRQIFANADSPSLVAPPKYSLLIGTNDVDRKGTGDYEAIYILCHQAAIAWLALPVEYKVLANSTGVTTTGSGAIDTTNHWNAWTTGALGSSISFTITTSSIGPIYAWPRIDDTNPGTYTYSLDGVVLGTGNTQTTPRIATGNGTTNSLGLLRLPAVAIGKHVVTFTQTSAGSNGMSIVGIGAPRKVETSTLPTVLVGTIPFQLHGPHGDACSLSDAPCLKYIQDIQADVDLFSGDGLDVRLFDTRQYMFGTSSEMNDPLHPNAKGQIELSHAVEAVF